The sequence TTATTTTGCAGCGTTTGAAATTGGGCGCGCAACGCGTCGCGCAGTTTTTCCTTTTCCGCAATTTCCCGTTGAGTCTGCGAAATTTGGTTTTGGGCGGCGGCGATATCCGCTTCGAATTGCTCTTCCATGCGTTTTTGGCGGGATGGATCGAGGTCTGCGCCGCATAGGGGACATTCGCGGGCGCCGCCTTGGCGCAGGAGGCGAAGTTTTTCCCCAGTCTCCGCAACGAGATTCTGCAAACGTTCCATTTCGCCCGACAAGCGTTCGAGCAGCTGGTTCGTCTGCTGGCCTTGTTTGACGACATCGTCCGATTCGGTTTGCAGGCGGGAATGCTCGTTTTCCAGAGCGGGAAGTTTCAATAGCTCGGCGCGGGCGGCTTCCATCTCCTTTTCCAAGGACGCTTTTTTCTTCAAGGCGCCCCGCATTTCGGCGGCGCGTTCGGCGAGGATTTGACGTTCCTTCTCGATCAATGCTTCCGATTGTTGGAGAGTGGCTTGCAGGCGTTCGTATTCGGGATGCAGCGCTTCCAGGCGGGCGCATTCCGACTGGGTATTTTGAAATTGGACGTAGTTGCTTTCGATTTCTTCTTTACGGTTGATGACGGCGCGGCTTTCTTCTTGAATGTTGCGCCAATGCGTTTGATCGGTGGTAAGCGAAGCGAGCTGTTCGCGCAGACCGGCGCATTGGGCTTCGATCTCGCGTTCGATCTTGTCTTTCTCTTCCTGAAAGGCGCGAGAGCGGGCTTCGACATCCAGCAATTTTTTGAGTTCGCGTTCGGCTTCATCGTACCGCAAATAATCTTGCTCGATCTCCTTCTCTCTTTCGGCGATTTGGCGCAAGGCGTCTTGTTCTTGCATATCTTTTTTCCGGCGCCGGTCGATTTCCGAAAGCGATTGGCGGGCGCGTTCTTCTTCTTGATCCCAACGGCTCATGCGGTCGCGCACGATGAGGAGATTCGATATTTCTTCTTGCAACTGTTTCTCTTCCCGGCGAATCGCTTCCCAGCGATTTTCCGCTTGGGACAACTCGGCGAGCCGTTGCTTCTCTTGTTCGCGAATATTCTCTTCCTCCTCCAATTCTCGATCGAGCCGTTCGACAGCTTCTTCGAGATTGCGGCGTTCGGAGCGGCTGGCGCTCCAACGCTGCTTGGCTTCTTCCAGAAGCCGGTCGTAGTAATGCAGTCCGAGAATGGCGCCGAGGATTTCCTTGCGGTCTTGGGGGGATTGACGAGTGAATTCATCCGCCTTTCCCTGTTGCAGAAAGGAAGAATTGATAAAAGTTTTATAATCCAGCCCCAAGGTATCGACAATTCTCTTTTGAGTTTCCTTTTTGGAAGCGCCGGTGAGCAGGCGAAAATCGTCATCCCGCGACGAACGCCCGCGAAATTCCAACTTAGAGGTTTGTTTGGCCGAACGGAATTCGCGGCTGACTTGGAATTCGCGATCTTCGAGTTGGAAAGTGAACTCGACGGCCATTTCGTCGGCGCCGAGGCGCAGCAGACCGGCATCGGGCGCGCGGCTGTAACCGGCTTTGCGCGCTTCGCCCCAAACCGCCCAGGTTATGGCGTCGAGCAGGGCGGATTTGCCGTGGCCGTTGCGCCCGGTCAGGCAGGCCAATTTGAAGGAAGAAAAATCGAGAATCCCGGCATCTTCGCCGTAGGAGAGGAAATTGCGCAGTTTAAGCCGGACGGGAATCATGATCGAAAATCCAAGAGAAATTATTCCATGACGGAAGTTTCCAAACTATGCTTAATTGAAAAATCGGTTTATTATGAGCCGTTGCGATGCGCTGCCGGTAGGTTCATCGGCGAAATCCTAGTATAACGCGAAGCGAAAACCGCCGATAGGAATATGTAAAAATAATGATGAATGATGAAGAAATATGAGTGAGGAACTTTGGCTCGGCGGGAGCCTCGCCCTCCCTTCTTGTTTGAATGCGAATCCAGGGAGGGCGAATCTCCTGATGAGCCAACCTATCGAGGAAAGACGCTGAACAATTGTTGGAAGACTCTACTACTTTCTATTTTCTTAGAAATGGTGAATGAAGAAGAAAAATGACGGGATGCGGCTTCGCTTTGAGCCTGCCCTTTGAATTTATGGGGACGGCCTTCTTTGAATAGGCCTTCAACAAAGGAGTATCAACTGTGCTTTTGGATGTTATGTTCAACCGGACGGAATTGGAAAAGTGCGAAATCAACCATCATATCGTCTTCGTCGCCGACGTGTTGCGGGCGACGACGGTGATGATCGCCGCTTTGACCAATGGAGCGAAAGCGATTTTGCCGCAAAAAAACGGCGCTTCCGCCCGCGGTCTTTATAACGAATTGTTGGAACAAGGGATTCCCGCTCTGCTCTGCGGCGAGAAGGACGGCTTCAAGATAGCTGGCTACGATTTGGGAAATTCGCCTTCGGAATATACGCCCGAAATGGTGAAGGGCAAAACCATCGTCCATCTGACGACGAACGGAACCAAAACGCTGGCGGCGGCTGCGTCCGCCTTGAGCGTCTTCATCGTTTCCTTCGGCAATATCGGGGCCACGGCGAAGAGAATTTTGGAATTGTACGACGTTTCGCCGGAAGTCTTGCTCATCGGATCAGGACGGGAAGAGCGCTATTGCCTGGAAGACACGGTCTGCCTGGGCGGCGTTATTACCTATCTGCTGGAAACGTCCGACAAGGATTTCGATCTGACCGATTCGGCGGTAACGGCCGTTGACCTATTTCATCTCTACCGCAACCGGCTGCTGGATATGGCGCGGCTGAGCGCGCATGGAAAGTATCTGGAAAGCGTAGGATTAGGCGCCGACTTGCCGGAGTGCGTGAAAGTGGATACGTCCACCCTAACGCCGGAGATGCGNNNNNNNNNNNNNNNNNNNNNNNNNNNNNNNNNNNNNNNNNNNNNNNNNNNNNNNNNNNNNNNNNNNNNNNNNNNNNNNNNNNNNNNNNNNNNNNNNNNNACCGCAACCGGCTGCTGGATATGGCGCGGCTGAGCGCGCATGGAAAGTATCTGGAAAGCGTAGGATTAGGCGCCGACTTGCCGGAGTGCGTGAAAGTGGATACGTCCACCCTAACGCCGGAGATGCGGGGGGGGCGGATCGTAGTTTGAATGAGGAATGATGAAAAAGCATAGGTATTCTTATGAAGCGTTTTCATATTGCCACGGATAGCGAAATCCTCGCCGGAAAAGTTACAGACGCCTATTTCGTCCGGACCATGGAAGTACTCGAACAGACGGATGCCAGCAAACCGGTAGTTATGGAGATTCGCGCGGCGTCCCTGCCAGCGAAATGGGATTGGGCGGTCTTGGCGGGCGTCGAGGAATTAGTCTTCTTCATGGAGGGGATTCGCAAGCCGGTCGATTTGTTCTGCCTGGACGAGGGGACGCTATTCCGGGCAGGCGATCCGGTGGGTTATGTTATTGGAGATTACAAAGATATCTGTATATACGAGACGGCCATATTGGGCTTATTGTGCCAGGCGTCCGGCATCGCGACGCGGGCGGCGCGCTGCGTAAAGGCGGCGGAAGGCCGGGCTGTGCTGAGTTTCGGAGCGCGGCGGCTGCATCCCGCCGTGGCGCCGCTGGTGGACCGCAACGCCTTTATCGGCGGCTGCGTAGGGTTTTCCAGCGTTATCACCGGAGAACTGCTGGAAAAGAATGCCGCCGGAACGATGCCCCATTCGTTGATCTTGCTGGTGGGGGATACGGTGGAAGCGTCGGAGATGTTCGACGCCTACATTCATCCCAAAGTTCCGCGCATTTCGCTGATTGATACGTTCAACGACGAGAAGTTCGAAGCCATCCAGACGGCGGAGGCGATGGGGGATAAACTCTACGGTGTGCGCGTGGATACGCCCGCCTCGCGCCGGGGCAATATGCTGGACTTACTGAAGGAAATCCGGTGGGAGTTGGATATCCGGGGGCATCAGAAAGTGCGGATCGTAGCCACGGGAGGCATCGACGAATATAAGATTATGGAATTGAATCCCGTCTGTTACGGCTACGGCGTGGGAACCGCCATCAGCAACGCCCCGGTTGTCGATTTCGCCATGGACATCGTGGAAATCGATGGCCGTCCCATCGCTAAGCGGGGGAAACTATCCGGCAGGAAGCGATTGTTGGCGCAAGGGAATAGCTATAAGGAAAGAGAGATCGTCTTCTGGAAAGGGGACGATCCCCGGCAATCGCAGGATTTAATAACGGCGAAGACGAAACAAGGCGTCCGGACCGCCGATTCGCCGCCGGCGGATCGCATCCGCGAACATGTTCTGCAACAACTAGCTAACGTCCCCTTGGAAAGTTTGCGGTGAACGTCATGCCTTCGCCCGGCGAAAGCGGAAATATCAATAACGCTGGCCGCCATTCCTTGTCAAAACTTTTTCCCTTCCTTCAAAACGATTGGCCGTTGCCGCTGTTGCTCGCGGCGCAAGTTATCCTCAACCTTCCGGGAATCCTGATCCCCCCGTTGTGGGTGGATGAAGCCTATTCGGCGATATTGGCGCGGCGAACGCCGGGGGAGATATGGCGGTCTATGGTTTACGATGCAGGACCGCCGCTGTATTACCTCTTACTGCATGGCTGGCGGTTTGTTTTCGGCGAATCGGAAGCAGCGCTGCGGGGGATGTCGCTGCTTTTTGCCCTATTAACTACCATCGGCGTTTATTTCTTTGGGAAGCTCTGTTTCGATAAAAAAACCGCGAGTTTCGCCTCGTTGTTATGGATATGCGCGCCGTTGTGCGTTTTCAACGCGGGGCAGGCGCGGAACTATACCCTCTTATCCGCTCTCAGCGTGGGTTTGGCGCTGGGAGCGGTTTTCTATTGGCGCAAACCGCGAAAATGGACATGGGCGGCTTCGCTGGCGTTACTGACGGCGGCGGTTTATACCCATAACGCTGCCTGGTTCATGGCGCTGGCCATACTTGCGGGGCTATGGGCGCTTGGCCGGGGGGATTATGGCTATGCGCCCTTATGCAATTGGGGAACTATGCTAGGCGGCGCCTTGCTGTTATACCTGCCGTGGACGCCGACGCTGCTTGCCCAAATGCGGATAACGGAGAGGACGATTGGGTGGGTGGAAAAAGCATGGTCGCCCTGGTCTATTGGATGGACGATGAATGCGTTGATTCCCGGCGGCGCCATGCCTCCCTACATCGATTTGCCCGTTTTCCCCGCTTATCTTTATGGGATAGCCATTTTGCTATGGACGGCGCCGCTGGTTCCTGCGCTATTGGGCATGATGCAGCCGCAAGGAAAAATGCTGCGGTTTTTGACGGCGTTTTTTTTGGTTGGACTCGCCGGACCTTACCTCTATTCGTTGATATGGAAGCCCATTTATTTAGTAGGACGGACGGATTTTTTTCTAACGCCGTTTTGGTGCTTGCTGGCAGGCGCCGCCGTTTCGCAATTGCAACGGAAATGGTTGGGCAACCTATTGATCGCTATCCTCGCGGCTCAGAGTTTGGGATTAAGCTTATACATGGAGTTGCGAGATCAGGAACGCAGCGAATTGGACATTGTCCGATACCTGGAACAGCGAGGAAAGCCAGGCGATGCGGTTCTATGCACTGGCCTGACCCGTCCGCCGATGGAGTATTATTTAAAACCGAAAGGTTTTCGCATTCTTTCCTATCCTCGCGATATGGCGCAACACTTGGCGCACTTGAACGAAGAATGGTACGCGAAGAACGTTGACCTCGACGCCGAGGCGCAGGAGTGCATAGAGGAAGCAAAAAGCGTTCTTACGGGCCAAGGGCAGCTGTGGGTGATCGGCAGCGAGCGCAGGATCAACGAGCCGTTGTTCGAACAGTTGCAGCGGGAGAAAACTCTGCGCGGCTTGAATCGGGTGCAGACGCCGAAAATGGGATTGCGCAAAATCGGGGAGCCTTTGTTTATTCTGCCCTACTTGCAGGCGAACGATGCGGGATAGTCGCAATCGAAGCCGCATAATTCTGCAGGAGGCCGCCATCCTTTTGGGATTGGGCGTATTCTCCCTTCTTTTGCATTCATGGTATTTCAACGTTTTCTTGAACGTCATGCCCAACGCGTTGCAGCCCGCCAACGACGCTAAAAGTTATTGGGAGATGGGGCTGAAGATTTATCGCGATGGAATTTTTCTCCCCAACGACGGGCCTTACTACCAGGCGCCTCTCTATCCCTATTGGCTGGCGGGATTACATTACTTCGGCTTTCATCGCATCGTGGAAGCGCTGCGCATCCAAGAGTGGATGAGCATCGCCAACGTTTTGTTATGTTATTCGGCGGGGCGGCTGGCGGCGGGGCGGCTGACGGCCGCGCTGGCAGCGGCGTTGTTCGGATTATGCCATTATTCCTTGTTCTTCGCTTCCAAAATGCTGGCGGAGACGCCGGGGATTTTTCTCTTCCTCCTCTTTTCCATTTTCTTCTTGCTATGGATCAATAAGAATAAAACGGCATGGCTGGCCGTTAGCGCCTTCTGTTTCAGCTTGGCGGTTTTGTGCCGTCCCAATCTGCTGTTCTTCTTTCCGCCGGTGTTGCTGTTTTGTTTTATTGGACGGAGTGGAGAAGCAAGAACAATTGCCATTCCTGGTTTGAATCTTTCGCTCGATAGGCGAGGGATATTGTTTTCCAGCGTATTTTTATTAGGGATTCTACCGGCGCCGTTGCGGAACGGAATTGTGGGAGGGGATTGGGTTCCCATCTGCGCCAATTCGGGCGTGACATTGTATATGGGAACCAACGAACAGGCTGAAGGGGGACTGGCATCGGTGGAAGGACTTTCCAACGACATTGAAAAACAATATACCCAAAGCATCGAACTGGCGTCGAAGCTGGCGGGGAAGGAATTGCCGCCATCGCAAGCGTCGTCGTTCTGGATGAAAAAAACCGCCGCCTGGGCGCTGTCGCATCCGGGAAAGTTGTTGGTTTTGGAGATCAAGAAACTATTATGGGCGCTGTACTCGGCGCCGCCCGCCGTGAATTACTCGGCGCATTTCGAAAGCGAATGGATCGGAGGATTGAAAGCGCTGAGTTGGCTCACCTGGCTGAGCGTCTGGGGCGGCCTCTTGGCTTTGCCTTGGCTGTGGAAGGGTCGAACGGAGCGCTTTTTTCTGAGCTTATGGGGCGGGTATTTGCTTTTGAGTTTGGTTTATTACGCCTCGGACCGTTTTTTGGCGGGGATGCTGCCGTTTACGTCCATTTTGACGGCGATGTGGATTGAAGCGGTTTGGCGGCGATGGCGGGAGTTCCCTTGCACTTGCCTTTGCCCTCACCCAGAGGGAGAGGGAATTTGTTTGGGTAAAAGAGTTCTTTCCATCGTGATGAAGTGTACGGCGCGGCCCATCCTGCTTATTTGGATTGGGATTACGTTTGTTCTTACAGCGAATCCTTTTCTAGCGTGGAACCGGGAGCGGGAGATTGGGATGGGATGGTACAACCTCGGCGTGTTTTACGAAGAAAAAAGCAACGATCTACGGGCGATGGAGAGTTACGAGAAGGCGCTGGAAGCCTGCCCGGTTTTACCGGCGGCGATGTTGAACTTGGGCGTACTCTACGCCGAACAAGGCGATCTGGAAAAATCGACGCAATTGTTCCTGAAAGTATTGTCCATCGAACCGAAGAACCAGACGGCGCAACGGAATCTGAAGATCAACCGGGAACGGATGAATGATAAATGATAAATGAAAAAAAACATCTCATCGAGGGTGGCAAAGGCATGGCGAAGCCAGCCTTTGAAATTGTCGTTAAAACGGCGGATTATTGTAATTTGCCCCTTTAAAGGGGCATTTGATAATAGCCCAGCCTTTTAAGGTTGGGAAAATCTTGACCATACGTAAACTATAGGTTACAATTCCTGTATGAAGAAAATACTCAAAATTTATAGAACGGAGAACGGAAAAGAACCATTTTTGGATTGGCTTAACACTCTAAGAAAAAAGGATAAACCGTCTTTTTTCCGTATACGTGACCGTTTAAACCGTATCGCCGAGCAAGGAAATTATGGAGATTATAAGGCTGTGGGAGAAGGTGTTTATGAATTGCGTTTTTTCTTTGGTTCGGGTTATCGCGTTTATTTTGGGGAAGATGGCGAGACGATTGTTTTGTTATTGTGTGGAGGTGGAAAGAGTTCGCAGCGGCAAGATATCAAGAAAGCTAAAGAATACTGGAGTTTATACCATGAATGACGCGGGAAGGGAAAAGCGTTTAAAGAAACTGGAGGGATATCGGGATTTCCGGGCATATTTCGTCAAGGACCTTCGAGATCATCCCGAAGATATCGATGGATATCTGGAGATTGTGATCGAAGATTATGAAAAGGATCGGGATGCGGCGGCTTTTTTATTGGCGCTGCGCACAATCGCCGAAGCGAAAGAAGGAATGACTTCTTTAGCCAAGAAAACCAACCTTACGCGCCAAGCTCTCTATAAAGCCCTATCCTCCAAAGGCAATCCTCGTCTTGAAACCATATGGTTGATTCTCAACGCGCTGGGATACAGTATTTCCATCAAACCGTCTCCCGCAGCGCAGTAAATATCGCATCCGTTTTTCCTATTTCATCCTCCAATGCGAAATGGATTTCAATCCATAAGAAAATATCTCCCGTTTAGAATTGAGAAGCGGTTTTTTCTCGACTCCGGCGTACGCGATGAATGAATAACCCCACAGCGTATCCGGCGCTGTAATAGAAAATGCTGCCGCTGATAAGATAATAATAGATTTGGAAGGTGATGAAATCGCCCCAATCGAATTGAGATCGCATCCGATCTTCGAAGAGGCTATTCACAATAACGCAGGGATAATCCACCGTCTCGATGAATTGGACAAGCGTGGAAGGTCTGATAATATCGATGGAGACGCCTAAAACCAACGCTATAAAAATCCATAGATGAATAAGGAAAAAAGCCAACGCTAAATTCCGCGGCCAATTCGAATTGAACCAGGAACGAAATTTCTTTTCCCCCATAATCTGACCCGTTCTCGAATGTTTCCAATATCCATTCCTTGTTTTTCTAGGCGATCGATCGTCCTATGAGATTGTTCATGGCGTCAAGCGCCGTTGCGATATAATAGAAATAAAACATCTTTCTGCCGGAAGCCTTCTAGGAATGGGGAGGAGAGGAATGACGAATACGCGCCGGGGAAGCCCAGGCTTTTCTTTGATCGAATTGTTGATCGTATTGCTGATTGTAGGTTTGCTTTATGTGGGGCCGCAGGTGATCCCGCTTTGGCTGGTCGAATTGATTCTCTCCATCGGCTGGTTCGCGTTTCAATACTTCTTTATCAAATGGCTTATCCGGCTTTCCATTCTTTCCAAAGGGTATTTTCAAGAGTATAAAACGCTGTTGGTTTGGGGCTATCAAACGCAAATCGTCGCCGCATACATCTTGCGGTTTTACGTTTTGAGAGATGCCGACATCGCTTATTTTCATAAACTGGGAATTTCGTATCTGGGAACCTACGTGATTTTCTTTGTTCTGCCATTGGCGGGGATATGGATTTTTCACCCCCTTTTCCACCCCAAAAAAGAAGCGGCGAAATGGGATGCGAAGACCGTTAAAAAAATTGCCCTGCAATGCGTCCAGGCGCAGAAGTTTTACGAACGCTATCCCAAATGCCGGATTTACGTTTTCGATCACCCGCTTAAAGACCGATACGTCCATTGCGTATTCACGCAGCGCATCCGGCGCCATGAACGGGAGGATTTATTCGAAGATCGGCTGCTGGAGGTTCCCGTGGATTGGAAGAAGCGGACGGTTTGGGAGGAAGAAATCCAGCAGCGCCGTTATATTTTTCAGAGCGGAGAAAATGGCAGTACCGTATTGGAATTGCCCGCTGGCGACTCCTATCCCAGAAAAGAAGAACCGCTGGAGGAGGAGAGTCTCCAGCGGTTCGACGATTCTTTCAATCGATTTCCTTCTCTCGATTCCGCGCCGCTTCCGGCGGCGATTCAGCGGTCTCCTTACGAAATCGTATAATATCCTTCTTTACCGTCCCGCCCGGCGCGGGCTGTAGGATGAACCGCCCTGCGAAGACGGAGCGGGCGAGGACATGCGGGGCGCGCTGTACGAACTAGACGGCTGCGGCGAAAAAGACGGCGCTGAGTAGGAAGGCGCCGCACTGCGCGGCGCGGAGTAGGAAGGAACAGCGCTGCGCGGAACGGAATAAGACGGCGCAGCGCTGCGCGGTACGGAGTAAGACGGAGAATACGAACGGCTTGGGGCTGAGTCCATCCGCGATTGCCGCGAAGGAGAATAAGAGGGAACGGAATTATAGGTTTGCGGAACGGCGGAATACGATCGCGTCGAGTAGGACGGCGCGTAGGAGCTTCGGTTCGAGGGAATGCTGTAAGAACTCGACGTTCTCCGGTCGTAAGGCGTCATGTAGGACGACTGGCGGCTCGGCGGAACCTGAGCCGGCGTTATGGCGCGCGGCTGGGAAACCCCCGAATCGTAATTGCGAGACGAGGAAGAAGACGGGGGAGCGCTTTGGCTGCTGTCCGTCCGCTGGGGGCTGGCGCTTCTTGAAGGATTCGCGCTTTGCGGCGTCATGCGGCTGGATGAAGTAGAGGGCGCAGAGGCTCTAGGAGCCGATGGCTGCGCGCTGCGGGTTGCAGGTTCGCTCATGGAGCGGGTAGAAGACGAAGAATCGTTTCGCGGCGCTTCTTGACGCATTGTGCGGGGCTGATTCCAAGGGCTGCTGTCGCTGGAACGCGGGGCGGCGCTCTTCGCTTCCGGACCGCTGCGCGCCGGGGATGTAGAAGGAGCGGATCTGGAATTATCCGGAGCGGCGGTTCTTGTCGAACGGGTGCGATTCCAAAAGCTCTCGCTGCGAGCGTTAGTTGAGGGCGCGGCGCTTCTCGGCGCAGAGACATTGGCGTCCGAGCGGGCTTCGCGCGCCGATTGGGCGGAAGCGGGCGCGGTCATGGGGCTGGCGGTTCGTTCCGAATCCGTGCGCGAGGATTTCGCGGCGGGAGCGCGGCGGTCTTCCTGAGTGGGATTGGCTTGCGGCTCTCTTTCCGCTTTTGCATTGGCTTCGCGTTGGGAAAGCGGCGCGGCGCCGGGAGCGGCGGCGGCTTCGCGAGCCGGTTTGGCATCCGGGTTGCGCGCAGCTTGCGTATTCGCCGAAGCGGGAGCGGCGTTGACCTTTTCGAACGAGCTATCGCCTCGCGGATTTTTAGAAACAGGCTCGCGCGAGGATTCCGTCTGGGGCGAACGGTTGTCCGGGCCAGTAGCAAGCGGTTGATTCTGGACGGCGGCGGCGCGCCGTTCCGGCAGCGAAGCGAAGGCTTCCGGGCCGGTTTTCACGTCGCGGGAAGCGGCGTAGCGTCCGGCGGCATTCTCGCGGGGCGGTTTTTGTCCCGACTCGAAATCGCGCCGGGTCATGACGGTAACGGCGTTTTCCACGTTTTGATTCTGATATATGATCGTCTGATTGTTGTTGATAGTAACATGGTCTCTATAATACTCGGGGCGATGCAAATAGCCATGATGATGGCGATGGACGTAGCTGGCGCGGAAGCTATACCACGGATAAAAAGGATCGTAGGGACCGAGGGGGAACCAGCCGACGCAGGGACCGTCATAATAGCCGCCGCCGAAGGAGAGCGAAAAATACCTCCCATGATGGGCGTAAGCGAACGACACCATCGCCGGATACCAAAGGGGACGGTGGGGACGATGGACGACGTAGACTACGTCCGTGGGAACCCAGCACCAATCGTAATCCGAAGTATATACCCAGCGGCCATAGTGATAGGGAACCCAGCCCCACGGCTCGTAGGAGACCCAAATCCAGCCGTAAGGATCGCGCCACACCCAGCGGCCATCGCGGTAAGGCGCCCAGTTCGTCGCGACAACGCGCGGGCGCCAAACGCGGCCGTAATCCTTGACCACTACCCAATCGCCGTAGGCGTCCAGATCGGAATAGCCCGCCACGCGGGTGGAGACGTATTGCCGCGTCTGGCTGGCGGCGATGGCGGCGTCGCGCATGTCGCTCCAACGGTCGAAATCGTCTTCCGGCGAAAGGGCGGCGATTTTGAAATCGGCGGAATTGGGGCTGCTCACGATGAGTTGTTCGTCCCGGCGCACGGCGAGTGAGCTCTTATCCGATTTCTCCACATTGACCTCTCCCCGGCGCACTTGAATCCTCGCCGGCCCTTTTTCGTCCACGTCGTAACGAACGATGGCGTGGACGGGGATGCTGGAAGCGAAGTAGGAGGAAATGATTTCCAGCGGCGGGCGTTCGTAACTGACCCGATTGGCGTGAACAGCCAAGACGCCCTTGACGATTCCAATACGGCCCAGGCCGTCATCGAGGATTTTGAACTCGAGGTAGGTATTGTCGCCCAGACGCAAAACGGTTTCGTCCTCCAATTGGATTTCCACCCGCGCTCCGGCGCCGGAGAAGATTTTATCGCCCGCCATAAGGGGGGTGTTGATCTCCGCATTGGTCCAGTCTTCATCGGCCATGCGCTGCATGGTGACGGGGCCTTCGATGTAGGAGATGCGCGCCGTACGCAGAGCCACGCCGTCATCGGGGGGCGCCGGGGCGGGCTGCGGCGCCGGGGGCGCGGCGATGGCGACGTAATGGGCTGGGGCGGCGGTAGTAACCGTCGAAGCGCAGCCGGTCAAACAGATAAGCGTAAGCATAACAAGCAAAAAGAGGAAAAATCGTCCTGTAAGGTCCATGATCGTAACTCCCTTCCAAACATCTTCCAATTCGTAATCTATAAATATCATCGCAGCCTGTAGGGATTTAACTAAATTTACGAAGCGTTTCCCCCCCCCAATGCGGCGGGCGGAGCAACTTTCTCCATACTATTATACCGGATGGCGGGAGGAAACGGGCGGGGAGGGGGTATTCATAACCCTATAGGTTCTGTAGGTTGTTGGATGGAATTCCTAAGCCGTTCATCGGCCTATTCCGCTAGATTCGAACAGCTGTAAACTCGTTTGGAATTGCATCTCGTTAATGTAGGGATTTCGATGACAGAGAATATAACCGAATGGGAATTTACCGCCGACGCGGCGGGGTGGATCAACGGGCGTCTTGCCGATGAACCGGGTTTGCCATTTTCGGAAGCGAAATGCGAGCAGAGGACGAAAGGATCGCTCAAGCGCCGGGATTTAACCTTGCTGGATAAAAACGGCGTCGTCGTGCTGACGGGCGAAGTAAAACTCCCATTTCAAAAAGACGGCGGCAGCCCGTATAACGAAGCGGTGGTTCAGGATGCGCGCCAAAAAGCGCGGCTGGCGAAGACAAAATACTTTTTCACATGGAACGTCAACGATTTCGTTTTATGGGAAACGTTTCCATCCAAAACATCCCCCAAAGACCGCAAGTTCAAATCGTGGTCCGTTACGATCATCCATAAACCAAGCCATTTGGAAATTTCCAGCACGAAGCATGCCATCGATAATTGGTTTAGGAATTTTCTGCGCGAATTCGCTGCTATTCTGTGTGGAGACATCGTTATTGGTACGCAGCCGCCCGATGCAAAGTTCATCGAAGCGTTGGAATCGTTCATGACCATGCCGATTTTGTTGACGCGGGAAAGTCTGGAAGAGAAATACGAGAAAGACCTTTTCAAAGACGATCTTGACCGTTGGATGCGAGACGAGCAGGGATGGACGATCTACGACGATCCGGAGGGAATTCGCGACAATCTGGAACGCGCCGCCAAATTCGCTTGTTACAACCTAGTCAATAAACTGGTTTTTCATGAAGCGTTATTAAAGGGTCATAAAGATAAGATGGATAAGTTATCCATCGCCGATTCTATCGATTCGGGCGAGAATCTAAGCCAACAACTCGACAAGTTTTTTGAAGCAGCGAAAATCATCACTGGCG comes from Candidatus Omnitrophota bacterium and encodes:
- a CDS encoding type II toxin-antitoxin system RelE/ParE family toxin, translated to MKKILKIYRTENGKEPFLDWLNTLRKKDKPSFFRIRDRLNRIAEQGNYGDYKAVGEGVYELRFFFGSGYRVYFGEDGETIVLLLCGGGKSSQRQDIKKAKEYWSLYHE
- a CDS encoding addiction module antidote protein, whose product is MNDAGREKRLKKLEGYRDFRAYFVKDLRDHPEDIDGYLEIVIEDYEKDRDAAAFLLALRTIAEAKEGMTSLAKKTNLTRQALYKALSSKGNPRLETIWLILNALGYSISIKPSPAAQ
- a CDS encoding glycosyltransferase family 39 protein, with product MRDSRNRSRIILQEAAILLGLGVFSLLLHSWYFNVFLNVMPNALQPANDAKSYWEMGLKIYRDGIFLPNDGPYYQAPLYPYWLAGLHYFGFHRIVEALRIQEWMSIANVLLCYSAGRLAAGRLTAALAAALFGLCHYSLFFASKMLAETPGIFLFLLFSIFFLLWINKNKTAWLAVSAFCFSLAVLCRPNLLFFFPPVLLFCFIGRSGEARTIAIPGLNLSLDRRGILFSSVFLLGILPAPLRNGIVGGDWVPICANSGVTLYMGTNEQAEGGLASVEGLSNDIEKQYTQSIELASKLAGKELPPSQASSFWMKKTAAWALSHPGKLLVLEIKKLLWALYSAPPAVNYSAHFESEWIGGLKALSWLTWLSVWGGLLALPWLWKGRTERFFLSLWGGYLLLSLVYYASDRFLAGMLPFTSILTAMWIEAVWRRWREFPCTCLCPHPEGEGICLGKRVLSIVMKCTARPILLIWIGITFVLTANPFLAWNREREIGMGWYNLGVFYEEKSNDLRAMESYEKALEACPVLPAAMLNLGVLYAEQGDLEKSTQLFLKVLSIEPKNQTAQRNLKINRERMNDK
- a CDS encoding prepilin-type N-terminal cleavage/methylation domain-containing protein codes for the protein MTNTRRGSPGFSLIELLIVLLIVGLLYVGPQVIPLWLVELILSIGWFAFQYFFIKWLIRLSILSKGYFQEYKTLLVWGYQTQIVAAYILRFYVLRDADIAYFHKLGISYLGTYVIFFVLPLAGIWIFHPLFHPKKEAAKWDAKTVKKIALQCVQAQKFYERYPKCRIYVFDHPLKDRYVHCVFTQRIRRHEREDLFEDRLLEVPVDWKKRTVWEEEIQQRRYIFQSGENGSTVLELPAGDSYPRKEEPLEEESLQRFDDSFNRFPSLDSAPLPAAIQRSPYEIV
- a CDS encoding glycosyltransferase family 39 protein, whose translation is MPSPGESGNINNAGRHSLSKLFPFLQNDWPLPLLLAAQVILNLPGILIPPLWVDEAYSAILARRTPGEIWRSMVYDAGPPLYYLLLHGWRFVFGESEAALRGMSLLFALLTTIGVYFFGKLCFDKKTASFASLLWICAPLCVFNAGQARNYTLLSALSVGLALGAVFYWRKPRKWTWAASLALLTAAVYTHNAAWFMALAILAGLWALGRGDYGYAPLCNWGTMLGGALLLYLPWTPTLLAQMRITERTIGWVEKAWSPWSIGWTMNALIPGGAMPPYIDLPVFPAYLYGIAILLWTAPLVPALLGMMQPQGKMLRFLTAFFLVGLAGPYLYSLIWKPIYLVGRTDFFLTPFWCLLAGAAVSQLQRKWLGNLLIAILAAQSLGLSLYMELRDQERSELDIVRYLEQRGKPGDAVLCTGLTRPPMEYYLKPKGFRILSYPRDMAQHLAHLNEEWYAKNVDLDAEAQECIEEAKSVLTGQGQLWVIGSERRINEPLFEQLQREKTLRGLNRVQTPKMGLRKIGEPLFILPYLQANDAG